A portion of the Gemmatimonadaceae bacterium genome contains these proteins:
- a CDS encoding type II toxin-antitoxin system VapC family toxin, giving the protein MKLLLDTQLLLWAAGQPERLSAAARKQLNNPKNELLFSAASLWEIAIKNFLGREDFRVEPRLLRRGLLDNGYTELPVTSQHAVNIDGLPPLHKDPFDRLLLAQALTEGITLLTSDAQLARYRGPVRKV; this is encoded by the coding sequence GTGAAGCTCCTGCTCGACACCCAGCTCCTGCTCTGGGCGGCCGGTCAGCCCGAACGGCTCTCGGCCGCCGCGCGCAAGCAACTCAACAACCCGAAGAACGAACTCCTCTTCAGCGCCGCCAGCCTCTGGGAGATCGCCATCAAGAACTTCCTCGGGCGTGAAGACTTCCGCGTCGAGCCTCGCTTGCTGCGCCGGGGCCTGCTCGACAACGGCTACACCGAGCTGCCCGTCACCAGCCAGCACGCGGTGAACATCGACGGCTTGCCCCCACTGCACAAAGATCCCTTCGACCGCCTGCTGTTGGCGCAAGCTCTCACCGAGGGCATCACCCTGCTCACGAGCGATGCGCAACTGGCCAGATATCGCGGGCCGGTGCGCAAGGTGTAG
- a CDS encoding type II toxin-antitoxin system prevent-host-death family antitoxin, with amino-acid sequence MVTVNIHEAKTQLSKLVDQAVKGEAFVIAKAGKPLVKVAALAAPATPQRLGFLAGEIAVPDDFDRMGERKIAALFGAKA; translated from the coding sequence TTGGTCACCGTCAACATTCACGAAGCAAAGACCCAGCTCTCGAAGCTGGTTGATCAGGCCGTCAAGGGCGAAGCGTTCGTAATCGCCAAGGCAGGCAAGCCGTTGGTTAAGGTGGCAGCGCTGGCTGCCCCCGCAACGCCGCAACGGCTGGGCTTCCTGGCGGGCGAGATCGCCGTGCCCGACGACTTCGATCGCATGGGCGAGCGTAAGATCGCGGCCCTGTTCGGTGCCAAGGCGTGA